In Babesia bovis T2Bo chromosome 3, whole genome shotgun sequence, the genomic window ATAGAATCCCTCCGTTTCCGCATCTGCAAGTGCAAATATCTTGTGAAAACGGGCCTCGATAGCTTTATTCATGGTATGGTCGTAAAGCTTTCTAGACAGGTTGACTCCCCGGTAAGTTGGAAGCACCGCTATACATAAAATTACCACTGCAAAGGGCTCAGGCTTAATTTTGCCATTGCTTTTGCCAATTCCTTTTTTAGGTTGCCCTGTCCAGTCGTATTTCACGACATCACAAAGACAGATGCCAACAGAGAAGTTATAGAGGTATACTATGGAAGAGAATTTGGCATACTTGTAGTAAGCAGTAGCCTCAGGGAACTCACTGCCATCCTGCTTATGATCGTTGAAGTCATATTTAGTAGCATTGTTCAAGAATATCCACGCCTGGCGTATTGTGTGTTTAGTTAGGTCGTGTATGTGTATCGCGCGATTAATGCGACTTTGCACATACTCCTCTCTAGAACCAGCTTCCTGTGATTTACTATGGACTGAGCCTATGCTAAGCTTCTTTGAAAGCTCTTGCGATAGTGATTCCGCGATGGACATCTTGAAACAAAAAATGTGTTAACCTGCAAAATGACCAATGGAATGTCATATATCAGGCAGTATAAGCAACGACGCTAGATAAAAATTCCTCCGTTAATTAATCAATTGGGTGTACTGTGTAATTACtttggtatatacaatttaaTGCTTGGTTTGGGAATTGTACATATAGTCATCATCGTTGGGGGACATTAATATCATATAGCACTTTTAGACATTTTACAATCCAATATTACGGCATATGTTTCCGTAgaaatgtgtatatggaTATTTAGTGAACACTGATGCTGAGTTGCTAAGGGTATGTTTCCGTATTTTAGTATTTA contains:
- a CDS encoding Acetyltransferase (GNAT) family protein, translating into MSIAESLSQELSKKLSIGSVHSKSQEAGSREEYVQSRINRAIHIHDLTKHTIRQAWIFLNNATKYDFNDHKQDGSEFPEATAYYKYAKFSSIVYLYNFSVGICLCDVVKYDWTGQPKKGIGKSNGKIKPEPFAVVILCIAVLPTYRGVNLSRKLYDHTMNKAIEARFHKIFALADAETEGFYNKLGFTKTDYEPLDQSELKVKLNGTPCQFTVMEYTINQGQ